TTGGTCCCCGATACCGTCGGCCCAGGACGATGCCTCCTGCATCGTGAACCATTCCTTCCTTTCCTTCGCACGAATGGCCAGCTGCCTGGAGTTCAGGTCCAGTCCTTTCAGCACATCCTTCTCCCCGAATTCTCTCACGGCCTCGCCGTAGGCGGATTGGATGCAGTCGATGAAGAACTCCACCAAGGGTGAATAATCCCCGGTCTTGTCCGTGTACCTCAGAAGGTTGTAGTACACATCTCCGTCACCGAGGAGCTTGTCGTCGATCTTGCAGAGGTTGAAGTTTCTGTACCCAAGTTCCTGCATCAGGATATGGAAGAGCGAGCGCCCCGTCCTCCCGTTCCCTTCCAGGAACGGATGTATGCTCTCGAACTCATGGAAGAACACGACGGCGGTGACGATGCTCTCCAATGGCGAGTCCCTCAGCCATTCCATCAGATCCGATAACTCGGTCATCACATGTACGGAAGGGCATCCGATGAAAACCTCCTGGTCCCCGGCCACCACGTGCACTTCCTCCCCGTCCGTCCTGATCCTCCCTGGCACGCAATCCTCGTCGGTGCCGGTCAACAGGTATCTGTGCACCGCAGACACCGTACCGGTATCCCACGGCAGCCGGAAGAGGCCGGGGACGTAGTATGAATACAGGTGGTTGAGGATCTCCTGCTGGTTGCCGGGGTCGGTTGCCCTGACGATCCCCTCCGATCTCATCATCATGCGCGAGGATTCCTCGACCTCCCTGAGGCTCATCCTGTTCCCTTCGATCTTCGTGGACCAATGGGCATTCACCGCATGTGCCTCCTGAACGAGATCGGTGTAGTCCTTCTCGGCAAGGACGAAGGACCCCAGTGTCCTGTCCATATCGCCGATGTCGCGGATGGCATCCCTGTAGCCTTTGCTGAGCCTGACATCTATTTTGGTGAGGTCCTTCCTCTTGTGCCGTACAGGGACCAGATCCGCATAGAATCTTCTGTATTTATCATAGTTTATTATCATAATAATTTATCATAATTGATATCTATATATAAATAATCTGATGATTTGTTGGTTATTGTGATAAAAATTTATTATAATTAGTGTAAATAAGGCAGTGACTGGGGTGCGAACCATTCTTTTTTCCTTCAGTAGTGGCAGTTTAATACCGTTAGCTATACACTTTGTTGTTTTGTACATCAAAATAAGTCATTCTTTTATAAATTGCTTAAATATGATTGAAAAGTAGATAGAAAATATCGCACACTTTTCAATGAAGATTCAATGGAATATTGCTGTCACACATCACGTTTCTTTTTGACCGAGTACATTCACAAACGATAATCAACTCCGATTACAATCAAGGAAACGACATGCCCCGGACAGTCGTCACATACTATTCGGATACCGACCTCCTTCTTCATCCAGACGTCTACGGCAGGGCATACTCCGTCCTTCCGGAATACCGCAGGGAGAAGGCGGATTCCTTCGTCTTCGCCAAGGACAAGGCGCTGTCCGCAGGCGCATGGCTGCTGCTCCGCAGGGCCCTGGATGGCCTGGGAGAGGATCCCGACAGTGTCCGCATAGGATACCGGAAGAACGGCAAGCCTATAATGGAAGGCTCGGACATCCAATTCAATCTCTCACATTCCGAGCATCGCGTGATGTGCTCTGTATCCGATATCGACCTGGGATGCGACGTCGAGCACATACAACCCATCGATATGGACATCGCCAGGAGGTACTTCTTCGGTTCCGAGTACGGAACGATCTCCTCCGCTGATGACAGGGACGGCATGTTCTATCGTTTCTGGACCCTCAAGGAGAGCTTCATGAAGGCCACCGGCCTGGGATTCGAGCTCCCTCTGGATTCATTCTGCATCCACTTGGGTGAGGATATATCCGTGGACCAAACCGTCGACGGCAACGTCTATCATTTCAAGGAATACGACATGAACGACGGCTACAGATACGCCGTCTGCTCCCTGGCGGAGGACTTCTCTCCGAAGATGGAGTATGTAGACCTCGCTAAATACTCGTAATACCTTAGACCTTCGTGAGCTTCAAGCCGTCACCCTTCGCAATGGTACTTCTGGCCGCGATCCTCGCAGGTCTCCTCAACATGTTCTCCAAGGATCTGCTCAATGCAGGATTGGGTCCGATGGAGATCTGTGCCTGCCGCGAGGGAGTGACCGCCATAGTGTTCGCACTGATCCTTCTGGCCATCGACCGTTCAGCCTTCAAGGTCAGGATACGCGACCTTTGGATATTCGCCCTGTTCGGAGCGTTCAACGTCATCAGCAACGTGTGCGTGTTCACCGCTCAGGAGACGCTGCCTCTGGAAGTGGCGGCGGTGCTAGAGATGACCAGCCCATACTTCATGCTGGTCTTTGCATACTTCCTCTTCGGGGACAAGGTCACCAGAAGGAAGGTCCTCGCCGTTGTGATGGCCTTCGTCGGCTGCGTGTTCATCATCGGATTGGTCAATGGTGTCGACAATATCGACATACTCGGAGTCGCGATAGGGCTGCTCTCAGGAATGACCCTGGCGGCCTTCACCATAGGCGGAAAGGTCATCGGGGAGAGAGGGTATTCGGAGAACAGCGCCATGTTCTATTTCTTCCTGTTCAGCGCGATCCTGGTCGCGCCGTTGGCGGATTTCAACACGATCTGGACCGTGGCTAGTTCCGACTGGATCCTCTTGGCATGCATCATCGTCATGGGAATACTGTGTACACTGGCGCTCAACTATCTGGTCATCTATTCGATCCGCCGTATGGACCCGGCCACAGTCTCCATCGTGATCACCTCGAGCCTGATAGTGTCCACGTTATGCGGAGTATTGGTGTTCGGAGACGAGTTCCATTGGACCGATGTGATCGGTATAATACTCGTCATGGCCGCCATAATCCTATTGGACCCGCCTGAATCTCTTGTGAAGAGATTCAAGGGAAAGAGTTACGATTCATGAGGTATGCGTACTTACCCGAAGAATAGCTAGATTCTAGTTTTTGATGATTCACAATACATAGAAAAAACAATCTAGACTTTATATATCAAAGATTGAATTTTTCTAATATCCGTAATTTTATTACGGGATATAGATACTTTTATATGCCGTAAAAATATTACGGTAATGGGATAATATGCTGAGAAGATTCGCGGTTGAGAACTACAAAAATTTTAAGGGTCGCACGGTGATGGATTTCACAGCCGTGCGCAATTATTCGTTCAATGATCAATGCATAAGCAACGGTCTTCTTAACAAGGTCATACTACTCGGAAAGAACGGTTCCGGGAAGACGAACCTCGGCCTTGCAATCTTCGACATTGTCGTAACGCTGACGGACAACGTGGTATACAACAGGCAAATCGATCCTGGATCCTATTTGAACGGGGATTCCACCAAGAAGTATGCCACATTCGAATACGAATTCCAAGATGGAGACCGTACGATAAGATACATTTATCGCAAGACCGATCCGAGGACGATATCCTATGAGGAACTGGAGGTCAATGGGAAGCTCATATTCCTGCGTGACGGCGACAAGAGCGATTACAAGGGCCTTTCCAAGATCAACGCCGACAATCTCCGTATGGACATGGACAACGGTGCACTCTCGGTCGTCCGTTACATAAATGCGAACACTGTTCAGAACAAAGAATCTCCGATATCATTCATCATGGATTTTGTCTCACATATGCTGTATTTCAAATCCGACATAGAAGGAAACGGATTCATCGGTTATGGCAAGACCGGTGAGTTCATCTATGATTACATAATCAACAACGGGCTCACCGAGGATTTCAAGAGAATGTTGAAGGAATATGCTGAGGTCGAGGCTGATCTGGGTGTGGTGAAGATGCCGGGAACGCCAGGAGTCTTCGTCCAGAAGTTCAGGAACAGACAGCTTACATTCGAGTCAATATCGTCCACAGGAACGAGGGTATTCGCCCTTTTCTATTATTGGTACAAGCATTTCGGAGATGTCAGATTTGTATACATGGATGAATTCGATGCATACTATCATTACGAGATGTCTGAGAGGATAGTGAGGATGGTCTCACAGATGGAAGGTTTCCAGACGGTGTTTACGACTCACAACATATCCCTTCTTAGGAATTCCCTTTTGAGGCCTGACTGCTGCCTGACCATCGATAACGGGCGTATCCGTTCATTCTCCGATTCCACTGGAAGGGAGCTCCGCGAGGGTCACAATCTGGAAAAGATGTACCGCAACGGTGAGTTCGATGACTAAGGATATACTATTCGTCCTTGAAGGGGGGGAGGACGGAGCCCAGATTCCTCAAGGCCCTCATCGCAGTACCCGCGACGATAGGGATTATTCCGTATTCAGTTATGGCACAAGTCTGCACAAGATGCTGGATGGAATGTTCGAAGGCGGTGATATCGACACGGATCTGGATTTCCAGGAATATCTGAAATCCTGTAGAACCGGGAGCGGAGGCGATGTTCTCGACAGAACATTCACGGACATATTCCTCATGTTCGATATGGATCTGCAAGATCAGAATTTCGATAGTAGAAGAGTAAGGAAGGCGCTAGATTATTTCGATGATTCGACCGAGAATGGGAAGATGTACATCAATTACCCGATGTTGAATCATATAAACACATCGCACATCCTGATGATTCGTCATATCTCGACGAAAGAGTTTCTGTGGATGACATCAACCATTACAAGGAAATGGTCGGAAAAGAGGGGGATCCCGCATTGGCAGATGTGGGAAAAAACCTGCCTGATATGTGGAGGCGGATCATAGACTTGAATCTGATGAAGGCCAATCTCTTGGTGAATTAGGACAGAAGTATGCCTACAAGGGATATGTATTCAGAGCTTGGCCAGAAGAACATATTCGACTGTCAGACCGAGGAATTTGTGAAAGAGAATATGTTACACATCCTGAATACATCGGTTTTCAATGCAGTGGATTACAACCCCAGCAGATATCTAGCCTGATCCAGTGCTTCAGTGAAGAGATTCAAGGGCAAGGCCATTAAATCGGAATAAGACATAACATCCATCCAAGGTTTATGCCCCAGGGTGATGGACGGCGTGGCTATGATGTAGTTCAGGATCAGAGACCGTCACAGGCAGCGTCCTTCCTGGTCGAGCGACATGAAGTGATGGACATGTTCAGATTAAGTAAGGTACAGTACGGGATCTACGCAGAGTGCATTCAGAACCCTGATTCCACCAGATACAACATCCCCGCCATCGAGAGGATGCCGGACCATATGGACGTGGATAGACTCGTCAGGGCCGTTGACGCTCTGGTGGAGGCGCATCCCGGACTGAGGACCAGGGTGTTCGCTGATGACAGCGGTCAGCTGGTCCAGGAACTGGACTGCGAGGTGCACGCGATCGTCAAAGACATGTCCGACGAGGAGTTCGATTCTGTCAAGGACGATCTGGTCGTGCCCTTCGACCTTGCGAAAGGCCCTCTGGCCAGATTCGAGATCTACAGGACCCCTTCAGGCAACTACCTCTTCATGGATATCCATCACCTCATCTACGACGGCAGCGCGAACAAGGTCCTGGCAAGGGACCTGGGCGACGCGTACAAGGGCAAGCCCCTCGAGAAAGAGAAATTCACCATGCAGGACGAGGTGGCCTATGAGGACTCCAAGACCGATGGGGAGAAGGCCGAGGCGAAGAAGTTCTACGCCTCGTTCCTGGACGGCATCGAGACCGATTCGCTCCCTCCGAGGGACGTCTATTCCGACACCCCCTCCCAGGGAAGGATCGTGCAGCCCTTCCACATTGACGAGGAGAGGTTCCGTGCACTCCGCAAGGAAGTCGGCACCAACCGTACTGCATTCTTTATCACCGTCATGGGCGTCCTGACGGCCAGGATGGCCGGGAAGGACAACTCGTTCATCACATCGGTCCACAACGGCAGGAGACCTGAGAACGAGGACACCATCAACATGTTCGTGAGGACCATCCCGGTCTACACCGACATCTCCAAGGGATCCATCCGCGACATCATCTCCACGACATATCAGCGCCTGGAGGGCACATACAGGAACGATTCGATGTCCTACATCGAGCTGGCTCAGGAGTTCGGCCTGAACGCCGACATCACCATGGCCTACCAGAAGGATGTCTCGAAGCTCAAGTTCGTGGAGGGCTACGACGGCAACGTCGAGCGCATCTACAATAAGAAATACGTCTCCGGCGCAGCGATGACATTCGAGGTCGTCGACGCCGACTCCAAGACAGGCGACTACGTCATCGACCTGTCCTACCGCGCGGACATGTACACCGAAGGGATGATGAAGGCCCTGCTCCGCGCATACATCAAGCTTGCCCAGGAGCTGCTAGTCAAGGAACGTCTGGACGAGATCGATCTGATGGATGATGAATCCGCCGAGATCATCGACGGGTTCAACCAGACAGATGTCGATCAGGACCTCACCGTCACGCCTTACGATATGATCCGCAAATGGATGAAGGAGACTCCCGACTCCGTAGCATCAGTGTTCAAGGAAGAGCAGATTACCTACGGCCAGATGGATTCCGTCACATCCGCGATAGCCGCCTGCATCCATTCCAAAGGCATCGGAAGGGAGGACTTCGTCTCCATTTTGATCCCCAGAGGACAGCTCATGGTAACCGCTTCCATCGGAGTTCTCAGGGCGGGAGCCGCCTACCAGCCCCTGGACCCGTCCTATCCGAAGGAGAGGCTCAACTTCATGGTCAAGGACTCCGGAGCGAAGCTCCTCATAGCCGACAGGTCCCTGAGGGACATCCTGGATGAGTACAACGGAGACGTCCTGTTCACCGACGAGATCCCATCTCTGAAACCATCGGATGAGGAATACGAGCACAAACCCCAGGATCCGTTCACCATACTCTACACCTCGGGTACAACCGGAACACCCAAAGGATGCATCCTGGAGAACAGGAACCTCACATCCTTCCTTAACCATCACCAGAGGCATTTCCAGATAGATGAGAACAGCCGTGCGATCACATACGCCAGCTACGGTTTCGACGCATCGATGATGGACATCTTCACCACGCTCTGCTTTGATGCACACCTCTACATCATACCAGAGGAGATGCGCCTGGACATCATGGCGATGGACCGTTATTTCACGGAGAATCAGATCACGCATGCTTTCATGACCACACAGGTGGGAAGGCAGTTCGTAACCATGACGGAATGCAAGACGCTGAAGCACTTCTCCCTCGGAGGGGAGAAGCTGGTCCCCGTCAACCCGCCGGAGTGGCTGGACTTCGTGAACCTCTACGGTCCCACAGAGACCACTGTATACGTCACATACCAGCAGGTCAAGGACGACAATCCGCTGTGCCCCATCGGAAGGCCCAACGACAACATCAAGGCGTACATCATGGACAAGAACGGACGCCAGCTTCCAGTTGGAATCCCCGGTGAGCTGGTCGTCGCCGGACCGCAGGTCACTAGAGGATATCTTAACAGGCCCGACAAGACCTCCGAGGTCTTCATAGTCAATCCGTTCTGCAGCGAGCAGAAGTACCGCCGCGCATACCGCACCGGGGACATCGTCAGATGGCTGCCGGACGGAGCTATCGAGTACATCGGCAGGAACGACGGACAGGTCAAGGTAAGGGGATTCAGGATCGAACTGACCGAAGTGGAGAAGGTCATCCGCGAGTTCCCCGGAATCAAGGATGCGACGGTGGCAGCATTCGATGCACCTTCCGGTGGAAAGTTCATCGCAGCATACGTCGTATCAGATTCCAAGATCGACGTGAACGAGCTCAACTCGTTCATCGCCGAGAGGAAGCCGCCGTACATGGTACCGGCGGTCACCATGCAGATCGATGCTATCCCGCTAAACGTCAACAGCAAGGTGGACAAGCGCAAGCTTCCGAAACCGGAGATCCAGGCCGAGGACCTGACTCCGCCCGAGAATGATGTCCAGCAGAAGATATTCGACATCGTCAAAGGAGTGATCGGCACAGACGCATTCGGAGTGGACACGGACCTGTACGCAGCAGGACTGACTTCAATCACCACCATCCAACTGAACGTCCTCCTGTTCAAGGAGTTCGGTGTGGACATGCAGATCAAGGGCCTGAAGGAGAACTCCACCGTAAGGAAGCTGGAGAAGCTCATCGGATCCAGGTCGCCCTCGAAGACCTATGAGCAGAAGGACAGCTATGCACTGTCCAAGACGCAGGAGGGAATATTCGCCGAGTGCATCGCCAACCCCGGCAGCACCGTTTACAACATCCCTCTCCTGTTCAAGATCTCCAAGGATCTGGATGTCGAGAAGCTGAGGGAATCTTTGGTCAAGGCGGTGAACGCCCACAGCTTCATCCGCACCAGGATCTTCCTGGACTCCTCAGGCGATGTCCAGCAGAGTAGGGAGGACAAGGAGGACTACGGTGTAGCGGATATCCCTGTCGAGAAAGTCGATGACCTGGAGAAGGCCAAATCCAATCTGTGCAAGCCGTACAATATCATCGGCGACAGGCTGTTCAGGCTCAGGATTCTGGAGACGCAGTCGGAGAGGTACCTGTACATCGACATGCATCACATCATCTCCGACGGAACGTCGATGAACAACTTCCTGGACTCCGTGTCCCGCGCATACGCCGGAGAGGAGCTGGAGAAGGAGAAGTTCAGCGGATTCGAGGTAGTGATGTCCGAGAACGAGGCACGCACGCCCGAGGCGCTGGACAAGGCCAAGACATATTACGATAACCTCCTGGGAGGATGCGAGACCGACATCCTTCCCAGGACAGACCTCTACAGCAAGGACAAGGGATTGGGTTCCGTCGTCACCGACGGAGCGTCTACTGATGAGATTCAGAAGTACTGCAGCGAGAAGGGAGTCACCGTCAACGGAATGATGTGCTCCGTGTTCGGATTCGTGCTCTCCAAGTTCTGCGGAACCGAGGATCCCGTCTTCGCCACGGTATACAACGGAAGGGACGATTCACGTACCGCGGAGACCGTTGCCATGATGGTGAAGACCATGCCTGTGGTCTGCCATGTCAAGGGCAAGACCCAGGATTATGTCCGCGGCATCTCCCAGCAGCTCATGGACAGCATGTCGAACAGCGTGATGTCCTTCGCCGAGATCAACAAGGAGTTCGGTGTGAAATCCGATATGCTGTTCGTCTACCAGGGAGCGATGTTCGGATTCGAGACCATCTGCGGAGCACCCGCGGAGCAGATCCGCCTCTCGTCGGACCTGGTGAAGAGCCCGATCACATTCATGCTCTCCGAGGTCAAAGGCAAGCTGCACTACGAGTGCGAGTACGATAAGGCACTCTACAGCCACGGATTCGTCGAGAGTCTGGTGGACGCATTCGACACCGCTGTGGAAGGATTCCTGAAGAGGGACGAGCTGGCCGATGTCACCGTTCTGAGCGACAGGGCAGCAAAGGTCCTCGAGGGATTCGACCAGACCGGAGCGGAGCAGGATCTGGAAGTGCCCCCGTACATGATGATCGAGAAGTGGATGAAGGAGACTCCGGATTCCATCGCGGTCGCATACAAGGACGTCAGGATGACCTACAAGCAGCTCGATGAGATCTCGAGGAAGATCTGCGTCCTGCTGGAGTCCAAGGGCATAGGCAAGGAGGACTTCGTATCCGTCCTGGTCCCGAGGAGCGAGTGGATCGCACTCGCGACGGTAGGAATCATCAGGTCCGGAGCGGCATACCAGCCTCTGGACCCCTCCTATCCGAAGGAGAGGCTCAACTTCATGGTCAAGGATTCCGGTGCCAAGCTGGTCATCGTCGACCGCAAGCTCAGGGAAATCATCGACGAGTATCAGGGCGACGTCCTGTTCACGGACGAGATAGCCGACCTTCCGGACGGAACCCCTAAGGGAACCGTCTGCGGTCCGCTGGACGCCTTCACCATACTCTACACCTCTGGTACCACCGGAACCCCCAAGGGATGCATCCTGGAGAACGGCAACGTGAAGTCCATCATCAACCACTACACCAGGAACCTGGAGGGCAGCAACAAGATGCGCACGGCATCCTACGCCAGCTACGGTTTCGATGCGAACATGATGGACATCTTCACCTCGCTGTGCAACGGTGGGGAGCTGCATATAATCCCTGAGGACATGCGCCTCGACCTGCCCGAGGTGGACCGCTACTTCGTAGACAACGGCATCACCCACGGATTCATGACCACCCAGGTGGGAAGGCAGTTCGTCACCATGACCAAATGCAAGACGCTGAAGCATTTCCTGGTCGGCGGAGAGAAACTTGTCCCCGTGAACCCCGTCCCGTGGGTGGATTTCGTCAACATCTACGGTCCTACGGAGACATCGGTCTACGTTACAAGCCACCGCGTCAAGGACGACAATCCGCTGTGCCCGATCGGAAGGCCCACGGACAACACCAAGGCCTACGTCGTGGACCGCAACGGACATCTCCTTCCCGTAGGCGCCCTCGGAGAGCTTTATGTGGCCGGACCGCAGGTGTCCAGAGGATACCTGAACAGGCCGGACAAGACCTCCGAGGTCTTCATCAAGAACCCGTTCACCAACGATCCGTACTACTCGCGTGCATACCGCACCGGGGACATCGTCAGATGGCTCACCGACGGTACGATCGAGTGCATCGGAAGGAACGACGGCCAGGTCAAGGTCAGAGGCTTCAGGGTCGAACTTACAGAAGTGGAGAAGGTCATCCGCGAGTTCCCCGGAATCAGGGATGCCACGGTAGCTGCCTTCGATTCTCCGGCCGGCGGAAAGTACATCGCGGCCTATGTCGTATCAGACAGCAAGGTCGATGTGGAAGCTCTCAACAGGTTCATCGGGGAGAGGAAGCCGCCTTACATGGTGCCTGCCGCCACGATGCAGCTGGACAGGATACCGCTGAACGTCAACAGCAAGGTGGACAAGCGCAAGCTGCCCGAACCCACACTTGATTCATCCAGGATGGAGGGCAGGATGCCCAAGAGCGAGGCGGAGAAGAAGCTGTGCGAGATCTTCGCCACCGTCCTAGGGCTGGAGAAGGTGTATGCGGACGACGACTTCTTCGCGATCGGAGGAACATCGATCTCCGCATCCAAGCTCGTGCTGAACTGCATGAATGCAGGCTTCCCGCTGGTCTACAAGAACATATTCGACAACCCCACGCCCGAGCAGCTGGCCAGGTTCATCACCAAGCAGGAGCCCGCAGCCGGAGGCGAGGAACCGAAGGAAGAGGTCGTCGCAGACGAAGGGCCTCTGTCAGCCAACGTCGCTGACAGGCTGGACGAGATCAGCTCTCACAGCCCCAAGAAGATCATGCTCACCGGATGCACCGGATACCTCGGATCGCACGTGCTCTACGAGCTGCTCAGGAGGAACGTCAAGGAGGTGTTCTGTCTTGTGAGGAGCGGAAAGGGACAGACATCCGAGGAGAGGCTCAAGTCGATGTTCATGTACTACTTCGGAGGAATGTTCAACGAGAGCGTCCTCGAGAAGGTCAAGGTCCTGGATTGCGACATCACCGACAAGGACCTCTACGACAAGGTGAAGGACCTGGACTTCGACACGATCATCAACTGCGCCGCGATAGTGAAGCACTTCGCAGCTGACGACTCCATAGACAGGGTCAACGTTGGAGGTGTCGTGAACCTGATAGACGTCGCCAAGAGGAAGAACGCGATGCTCGTCCAGATCTCAACCGAGAGCGTTGCCGGTGAATCCGTCAACGGCAGCGTCCCCATCGACAAGAAGATGAAGGAGAACGAGCTGTTCTTCGGGCAGAACCTGGAGAACAAGTACGCCCACTCCAAGTTCATGGCGGAGAAGGCGATGATCGACGCCATACCCTCCGGCCTCAGGGCGAAGATCATCCGTGTCGGAAACCTGATGAGCCGTGACAGCGACGGTGAATTCCAGATCAACTTCGACACCAACGCCTTCATGAAGCAGATGAGGTCCTATGTCAAGCTCGGATTCTTCTCCGTCACCGATATGGACATCGAGGTGGAGTTCTCACCCATAGACATGGTTGCCAAGGCCGTGGTCATCCTCGCAGGGACCCCCGACCAGTTCACCGTGTTCCATGTGAACAACTGCCATAAGGTCCACATGGCCAACGTGCTGAAGGTCATGAGGGACAACGACATGCCCGTGGAGGTCGTTTCCAAGAAGGTCTTCGACCAGAGGTTCATGGAAGCGCTGAAGGACGAGTCCAAGGGAGAGTACGTCTCCGGACTGATCAGCTATCTCGGAAACGCCGGTGAATCCAGGAGGTTCATCGCTGCCGACGAGATATACTCCATCAAGGCCCTTTACAGACTGGGCTTCTCCTGGCCGATCATCTCCGAGCAGTACATCGACAGAGCGTT
The nucleotide sequence above comes from Methanomassiliicoccales archaeon LGM-RCC1. Encoded proteins:
- a CDS encoding amino acid adenylation domain-containing protein — protein: MFRLSKVQYGIYAECIQNPDSTRYNIPAIERMPDHMDVDRLVRAVDALVEAHPGLRTRVFADDSGQLVQELDCEVHAIVKDMSDEEFDSVKDDLVVPFDLAKGPLARFEIYRTPSGNYLFMDIHHLIYDGSANKVLARDLGDAYKGKPLEKEKFTMQDEVAYEDSKTDGEKAEAKKFYASFLDGIETDSLPPRDVYSDTPSQGRIVQPFHIDEERFRALRKEVGTNRTAFFITVMGVLTARMAGKDNSFITSVHNGRRPENEDTINMFVRTIPVYTDISKGSIRDIISTTYQRLEGTYRNDSMSYIELAQEFGLNADITMAYQKDVSKLKFVEGYDGNVERIYNKKYVSGAAMTFEVVDADSKTGDYVIDLSYRADMYTEGMMKALLRAYIKLAQELLVKERLDEIDLMDDESAEIIDGFNQTDVDQDLTVTPYDMIRKWMKETPDSVASVFKEEQITYGQMDSVTSAIAACIHSKGIGREDFVSILIPRGQLMVTASIGVLRAGAAYQPLDPSYPKERLNFMVKDSGAKLLIADRSLRDILDEYNGDVLFTDEIPSLKPSDEEYEHKPQDPFTILYTSGTTGTPKGCILENRNLTSFLNHHQRHFQIDENSRAITYASYGFDASMMDIFTTLCFDAHLYIIPEEMRLDIMAMDRYFTENQITHAFMTTQVGRQFVTMTECKTLKHFSLGGEKLVPVNPPEWLDFVNLYGPTETTVYVTYQQVKDDNPLCPIGRPNDNIKAYIMDKNGRQLPVGIPGELVVAGPQVTRGYLNRPDKTSEVFIVNPFCSEQKYRRAYRTGDIVRWLPDGAIEYIGRNDGQVKVRGFRIELTEVEKVIREFPGIKDATVAAFDAPSGGKFIAAYVVSDSKIDVNELNSFIAERKPPYMVPAVTMQIDAIPLNVNSKVDKRKLPKPEIQAEDLTPPENDVQQKIFDIVKGVIGTDAFGVDTDLYAAGLTSITTIQLNVLLFKEFGVDMQIKGLKENSTVRKLEKLIGSRSPSKTYEQKDSYALSKTQEGIFAECIANPGSTVYNIPLLFKISKDLDVEKLRESLVKAVNAHSFIRTRIFLDSSGDVQQSREDKEDYGVADIPVEKVDDLEKAKSNLCKPYNIIGDRLFRLRILETQSERYLYIDMHHIISDGTSMNNFLDSVSRAYAGEELEKEKFSGFEVVMSENEARTPEALDKAKTYYDNLLGGCETDILPRTDLYSKDKGLGSVVTDGASTDEIQKYCSEKGVTVNGMMCSVFGFVLSKFCGTEDPVFATVYNGRDDSRTAETVAMMVKTMPVVCHVKGKTQDYVRGISQQLMDSMSNSVMSFAEINKEFGVKSDMLFVYQGAMFGFETICGAPAEQIRLSSDLVKSPITFMLSEVKGKLHYECEYDKALYSHGFVESLVDAFDTAVEGFLKRDELADVTVLSDRAAKVLEGFDQTGAEQDLEVPPYMMIEKWMKETPDSIAVAYKDVRMTYKQLDEISRKICVLLESKGIGKEDFVSVLVPRSEWIALATVGIIRSGAAYQPLDPSYPKERLNFMVKDSGAKLVIVDRKLREIIDEYQGDVLFTDEIADLPDGTPKGTVCGPLDAFTILYTSGTTGTPKGCILENGNVKSIINHYTRNLEGSNKMRTASYASYGFDANMMDIFTSLCNGGELHIIPEDMRLDLPEVDRYFVDNGITHGFMTTQVGRQFVTMTKCKTLKHFLVGGEKLVPVNPVPWVDFVNIYGPTETSVYVTSHRVKDDNPLCPIGRPTDNTKAYVVDRNGHLLPVGALGELYVAGPQVSRGYLNRPDKTSEVFIKNPFTNDPYYSRAYRTGDIVRWLTDGTIECIGRNDGQVKVRGFRVELTEVEKVIREFPGIRDATVAAFDSPAGGKYIAAYVVSDSKVDVEALNRFIGERKPPYMVPAATMQLDRIPLNVNSKVDKRKLPEPTLDSSRMEGRMPKSEAEKKLCEIFATVLGLEKVYADDDFFAIGGTSISASKLVLNCMNAGFPLVYKNIFDNPTPEQLARFITKQEPAAGGEEPKEEVVADEGPLSANVADRLDEISSHSPKKIMLTGCTGYLGSHVLYELLRRNVKEVFCLVRSGKGQTSEERLKSMFMYYFGGMFNESVLEKVKVLDCDITDKDLYDKVKDLDFDTIINCAAIVKHFAADDSIDRVNVGGVVNLIDVAKRKNAMLVQISTESVAGESVNGSVPIDKKMKENELFFGQNLENKYAHSKFMAEKAMIDAIPSGLRAKIIRVGNLMSRDSDGEFQINFDTNAFMKQMRSYVKLGFFSVTDMDIEVEFSPIDMVAKAVVILAGTPDQFTVFHVNNCHKVHMANVLKVMRDNDMPVEVVSKKVFDQRFMEALKDESKGEYVSGLISYLGNAGESRRFIAADEIYSIKALYRLGFSWPIISEQYIDRAFKALKSMRFFK